Proteins co-encoded in one Pseudarthrobacter chlorophenolicus A6 genomic window:
- a CDS encoding response regulator transcription factor, with the protein MSAETGVDGGLDGGLDRGRAAFREQRWTDAFQTLREADQSGGLPAADLERLATAEILTGSAAAGFASLTRAHEEYLVVGDLAGAARCAGWMAVHLMHFGDGERAGGWLARGQRLVAEIPQPDAVEGFLLIPLSLARLHQGDPGGALELLARAAAIGQAFQDRDLMALALLGTGQAAVGQGRVEAGLQIFDEVMVAVTAGEVSAIPSGIAYCAVIASCQLAFDLGRALEWTAALDRWCADQPDMAAFSGQCQAHRAELFRWHGAWDEALAAATTADARAANNDPEVLFGAHYQRGEVQRLRGQLDAAGLSFRAAANSGYEPQPGLALLLLQRGELRQAQSMIRRAAGTADAAIRRHLLPALVDIELAVPDVAAARCGADELGRFAEGSATPMVRAVAAQADGAVRLAEADPLGACTALRRAWRLWSDLGVPYEAARCRVLIGQACLGLGDETSADMELSAAHEALTGLGAAPAAAWAASLMPRGRGKGAGPLTPREEQVLQLVASGQGNRAIAVGLFLSEKTVARHVSNIFLKLGLTSRTAATRYAFEHGLAG; encoded by the coding sequence GTGTCGGCTGAAACAGGAGTGGATGGTGGTTTGGACGGCGGCCTGGACCGCGGCCGTGCGGCCTTCCGCGAGCAGCGCTGGACCGATGCCTTCCAAACCCTGCGGGAAGCGGACCAGTCGGGCGGACTTCCCGCTGCCGACCTTGAGCGCCTGGCCACGGCCGAAATCCTGACCGGCAGTGCCGCTGCAGGGTTTGCGTCGCTGACCCGGGCCCACGAGGAATACCTGGTGGTAGGGGATCTTGCCGGAGCCGCCCGCTGTGCGGGCTGGATGGCAGTCCACCTCATGCACTTTGGCGACGGCGAACGCGCCGGCGGGTGGTTGGCCCGAGGGCAGCGGCTGGTGGCAGAGATCCCGCAGCCCGACGCCGTCGAGGGGTTCCTGCTGATACCGCTGTCCCTGGCCCGCCTGCACCAGGGTGACCCCGGGGGAGCGCTTGAGCTGCTCGCCCGGGCGGCCGCCATCGGCCAGGCCTTCCAGGACCGGGACCTCATGGCCCTCGCCCTGCTCGGCACCGGCCAGGCAGCCGTGGGGCAGGGGCGGGTCGAGGCGGGCCTGCAGATCTTCGACGAGGTCATGGTTGCGGTGACTGCCGGTGAAGTTTCGGCCATACCGTCGGGGATCGCCTACTGCGCCGTTATTGCCTCCTGCCAGCTGGCCTTTGACCTCGGCCGGGCGCTCGAATGGACGGCAGCCCTGGACCGCTGGTGCGCCGATCAACCGGACATGGCGGCATTCAGCGGCCAGTGCCAGGCCCACCGGGCAGAACTCTTCCGCTGGCACGGTGCCTGGGACGAGGCGCTGGCCGCGGCCACCACGGCAGATGCGCGCGCTGCGAACAACGACCCCGAGGTGCTGTTCGGAGCCCACTACCAGCGGGGCGAGGTGCAGCGGCTTCGCGGCCAGCTGGATGCCGCCGGCCTCTCCTTCAGGGCCGCCGCCAACAGCGGATACGAGCCGCAACCCGGGCTGGCCCTGCTGCTGCTCCAGCGCGGAGAGCTCCGGCAGGCGCAGTCGATGATCCGCAGGGCGGCCGGAACCGCGGACGCCGCCATCCGCCGGCACCTGTTGCCTGCACTGGTGGACATTGAACTGGCAGTTCCGGATGTGGCGGCGGCCCGGTGCGGAGCGGATGAACTGGGCCGCTTCGCCGAGGGGTCCGCCACACCCATGGTGCGCGCCGTCGCGGCCCAGGCCGACGGCGCTGTCAGGCTGGCGGAGGCAGACCCTCTGGGGGCCTGCACAGCCCTGCGGCGGGCATGGCGCCTCTGGTCCGACCTCGGCGTGCCTTACGAGGCCGCCCGGTGCCGGGTGCTCATCGGGCAGGCCTGCCTGGGGCTTGGTGACGAAACGTCGGCCGACATGGAGCTCTCTGCAGCCCACGAGGCGCTGACCGGGCTTGGCGCAGCGCCCGCCGCTGCGTGGGCTGCGTCGCTGATGCCGCGTGGCCGTGGCAAGGGTGCCGGCCCGCTCACTCCGCGTGAGGAACAGGTCCTGCAGCTGGTGGCGTCCGGACAGGGAAACCGTGCGATCGCCGTCGGGCTCTTCCTCAGTGAAAAGACGGTGGCACGCCATGTCAGCAACATCTTCCTCAAGCTGGGTCTCACGTCGCGGACAGCCGCCACGCGTTATGCCTTCGAACACGGGCTCGCGGGCTGA
- a CDS encoding ATP-dependent DNA ligase: MLLDELVRTTDAVASTRSRLAKVDALAQLLKRLDPADIPAAVGLLTAKPRQGRVGVGWRGMSAAMGEPAADPGLTLADLDAALDRLQALAGAGSAAERAATLRGLTAAATEREQAFIGGVLLGELRTGALEGVLTDAVARAAERSVEAVRRAAMLSGDLGSTALLALTGTAAELDAVGLKVGRPVQPMLAGTGASVTAALETTGEASVEYKLDGARIQVHRSGGDVRIFTRTLAEVTHRLPEVVEVVRGFPVHDVILDGETLALGEDGAPRPFQETMSRFGADAARTTVLHPWFFDVLHIDGRDLLDEPLSERIKVLEAIAPAHRIPGEITADPEVAGRISRDALAAGHEGVMLKSVGSLYAAGRRGSNWIKVKPVLTYDLVVLACEWGSGRRTGMLSNLHLGALDPAGEYGEPGGYVMVGKTFKGLTDALLQWQTKRFQEIEVRRTAGTVWVEPVTVVEIAIDGVQQSPRYPGRIALRFARVKGYREDKTAAEADTIQTLRALLRP, translated from the coding sequence ATGCTGCTGGACGAGCTTGTGAGGACCACTGACGCCGTCGCCTCCACCCGCTCCAGGCTGGCGAAGGTGGACGCCCTGGCCCAGCTGCTGAAGCGACTCGACCCCGCGGACATTCCTGCTGCCGTCGGACTCCTGACTGCCAAACCCCGCCAGGGGCGGGTGGGCGTCGGCTGGCGGGGCATGTCAGCGGCCATGGGAGAGCCTGCCGCGGACCCCGGCCTCACCCTCGCCGACCTCGATGCCGCGCTGGACCGGCTCCAGGCCCTCGCCGGAGCCGGTTCGGCGGCCGAACGCGCGGCCACCCTCCGCGGGCTCACCGCGGCGGCAACCGAACGGGAGCAGGCGTTCATCGGCGGCGTGCTCCTGGGCGAGCTGCGGACGGGCGCGCTGGAAGGTGTCCTGACCGATGCCGTGGCGCGCGCGGCGGAGCGCTCCGTCGAGGCCGTCCGCAGGGCCGCGATGCTGTCCGGTGACCTCGGCTCGACGGCGCTGCTGGCGCTGACCGGCACGGCAGCGGAGCTGGATGCGGTGGGCCTGAAGGTTGGCCGGCCCGTGCAGCCAATGCTCGCCGGGACAGGGGCAAGCGTCACCGCAGCGCTGGAGACGACGGGCGAAGCGTCCGTGGAATACAAGCTCGACGGCGCCCGCATCCAGGTGCACCGGTCCGGCGGGGACGTTCGAATTTTTACGCGCACCCTGGCCGAGGTGACCCACAGGCTTCCCGAGGTGGTGGAGGTGGTGCGCGGGTTTCCGGTGCATGATGTGATCCTCGACGGCGAGACCCTCGCCCTGGGTGAGGACGGTGCCCCGCGGCCGTTCCAGGAGACCATGTCGCGGTTCGGCGCCGATGCTGCACGGACCACGGTTCTGCATCCCTGGTTCTTTGACGTGCTGCACATTGATGGCCGGGACCTGCTCGATGAGCCCTTGTCCGAGCGGATCAAGGTGCTCGAAGCCATTGCCCCCGCCCACCGGATTCCGGGGGAGATCACGGCGGATCCGGAGGTTGCCGGGCGGATCTCGCGGGACGCGCTCGCGGCAGGCCATGAGGGCGTCATGCTGAAATCGGTGGGGTCGCTGTACGCCGCCGGGCGGCGCGGGTCCAACTGGATCAAGGTCAAGCCCGTTCTCACCTACGACCTCGTGGTGCTCGCGTGTGAATGGGGTTCGGGGCGGCGCACCGGGATGCTGTCCAACCTGCACCTTGGTGCCCTCGACCCTGCCGGCGAGTACGGCGAACCCGGCGGATATGTGATGGTGGGCAAGACCTTCAAGGGCCTCACCGACGCGCTGCTGCAATGGCAGACCAAGCGGTTCCAGGAGATCGAGGTGCGCCGCACTGCCGGCACCGTCTGGGTGGAGCCGGTCACCGTCGTCGAGATTGCCATCGACGGCGTGCAGCAGTCCCCGCGCTACCCGGGCCGCATCGCCCTCCGCTTCGCACGGGTCAAGGGCTACCGCGAGGACAAGACCGCCGCCGAGGCCGACACCATCCAGACCCTTCGGGCCCTGCTGCGCCCCTGA
- a CDS encoding DMT family transporter → MRAAFFLILATLFWAGNFVVGQAAVQSMAPLQLTFWRWTLAALPLLFLAHMVDRPDWRAALRHWRMLLLLSALGMTAYTLLLYSALQHTSALNASLVTSANPVLIMVLAAVLLKDKPRPLGWIGLALGLAGVLLVLTGGQLQRLLTFSLGAGELLILAAITVWALYTVLARRVAVPAVTSTALQAAMAAVALAPVAAVTGAGFPSTQSGAWSLAFIAVFPSLGSYLLWNLALKRTGAANAGNYLNLIAVFTAIITILLGQPITAAQVAGGVLVISGVLLTGAAQRPQRPKSSKPTSSPPSEALPRLRAR, encoded by the coding sequence GTGCGAGCCGCCTTCTTCCTGATCCTTGCCACCCTGTTCTGGGCCGGCAACTTCGTGGTGGGCCAGGCCGCCGTCCAGTCCATGGCCCCGCTGCAGCTGACGTTCTGGCGCTGGACGCTGGCCGCCCTGCCGCTGCTGTTCCTTGCGCACATGGTGGACCGCCCCGACTGGCGGGCAGCCCTCCGCCATTGGCGCATGCTCCTGCTGCTCAGCGCACTGGGCATGACCGCCTACACGCTGCTGCTCTACAGCGCCCTTCAGCACACCTCGGCGCTCAACGCTTCCCTGGTGACTTCCGCGAACCCTGTCCTGATCATGGTGCTTGCCGCTGTGCTGCTGAAAGACAAACCGCGGCCCCTGGGCTGGATCGGACTGGCCCTTGGTTTGGCGGGCGTCCTGCTGGTCCTCACCGGCGGGCAGCTGCAGCGGCTCCTGACCTTCTCGCTGGGCGCCGGCGAACTGCTGATCCTGGCGGCCATCACCGTCTGGGCGCTCTACACGGTCCTTGCCCGCCGCGTGGCGGTCCCGGCCGTCACGTCTACGGCCCTGCAGGCGGCCATGGCGGCCGTTGCCCTTGCTCCTGTGGCCGCCGTCACCGGTGCTGGATTCCCGTCCACCCAGTCCGGGGCCTGGTCCCTGGCATTCATCGCCGTCTTCCCCTCGCTGGGGTCCTACCTGCTGTGGAACCTGGCGCTGAAGCGCACCGGCGCGGCTAATGCCGGCAACTACCTCAACCTAATTGCGGTCTTCACTGCGATCATCACCATATTGCTGGGCCAGCCCATCACGGCGGCCCAGGTTGCAGGCGGTGTCCTGGTGATTTCCGGGGTCCTGCTGACGGGGGCCGCCCAGCGCCCTCAGCGGCCCAAATCGTCGAAACCCACGTCCTCGCCGCCGTCGGAGGCGTTGCCCCGGTTACGGGCCCGGTAG
- a CDS encoding dihydrofolate reductase family protein, translated as MGIIVANLFITLDGVYQAPGGREEDPTDGFPFGGWQAPVSDEEAGADIAAAIDRMDALLLGRKTYDIFASYWPHQSDEIAGVLNRVPKFVVSGSLTDPGWEDTTVLPDAAAAGRLRGQYDEVQMFGSGHLIRSLLAADVLDRLHLWLYPVALGQGKRLFDAGTVPSTFRLAEPVRSFPKGAVSLVYEHAGDVETREMDAS; from the coding sequence ATGGGCATCATCGTTGCGAACCTGTTCATCACCCTTGACGGCGTGTACCAGGCGCCCGGTGGCCGGGAGGAGGACCCAACGGACGGCTTCCCCTTCGGAGGCTGGCAGGCGCCGGTCTCCGATGAAGAGGCCGGGGCGGACATCGCCGCGGCCATCGACCGCATGGATGCCCTGCTCCTGGGCCGGAAAACCTACGACATCTTTGCCTCATATTGGCCGCACCAGTCAGATGAGATCGCCGGCGTGCTCAACCGCGTCCCGAAGTTCGTGGTGTCCGGGTCACTCACCGATCCCGGGTGGGAGGACACCACCGTGCTCCCGGACGCTGCCGCGGCGGGGCGGCTCCGCGGACAGTATGACGAGGTACAGATGTTCGGCAGCGGCCACCTTATCCGGTCACTGCTGGCCGCCGACGTGCTGGACCGCCTCCACCTGTGGCTCTACCCAGTGGCGCTTGGGCAGGGAAAGCGGTTGTTCGACGCCGGCACCGTCCCTTCCACGTTCCGCCTCGCCGAGCCGGTCCGTTCCTTTCCCAAGGGTGCGGTGTCGCTGGTCTACGAGCATGCAGGCGACGTTGAAACCCGGGAAATGGATGCCTCCTAG
- the groL gene encoding chaperonin GroEL (60 kDa chaperone family; promotes refolding of misfolded polypeptides especially under stressful conditions; forms two stacked rings of heptamers to form a barrel-shaped 14mer; ends can be capped by GroES; misfolded proteins enter the barrel where they are refolded when GroES binds): MAKQLAFNDAARRSLEAGIDKLANTVKVTLGPRGRNVVLDKKWGAPTITNDGVTIAREVELDDPYENLGAQLAKEVATKTNDVAGDGTTTATVLAQALVKEGLRNVAAGAAPGQIKRGIEVSVEAVAARLLENARPVEGTQVANVASISAQSDEVGELLAEAFGKVGKDGVITIEESSTTQTELVLTEGMQFDKGYLSPYFVTDAERQEAVLEDALILINQGKISSVQEFLPLLEKALQSSKPLFIIAEDIDGEALSTLIVNRIRGTLNVVAVKAPGFGDRRKAMLQDIATLTGAQVVSPELGLSLDTVGLEVLGTARRITVTKDNTTIVDGAGTAEDVSARVAQLRAELTRTDSDWDKEKLQERLAKLAGGIGVIKVGAATEVELKEKKHRIEDAVSSTRAALEEGIVSGGGSALIHALKALDEDPAVKALEGDAAAAVGIVRRALTQPLRWIAQNAGFDGYVIVAKVGELEANHGFNAKSGEYEDLIAAGVIDPVKVTRAALRNAASIAALVLTTETLVVEKPADEDEHAGHSH; encoded by the coding sequence ATGGCAAAGCAGCTTGCGTTTAACGACGCTGCCCGCCGGTCCCTCGAAGCCGGCATCGACAAGCTCGCCAACACTGTCAAGGTGACGCTCGGCCCCCGCGGCCGCAACGTCGTCCTGGACAAGAAGTGGGGCGCGCCCACTATCACGAACGACGGCGTCACCATCGCCCGCGAAGTCGAGCTGGACGACCCCTACGAAAACCTTGGTGCACAGCTCGCCAAGGAAGTTGCCACCAAGACCAACGATGTTGCCGGTGACGGCACCACCACCGCAACGGTCCTGGCCCAGGCACTGGTCAAGGAAGGCCTCCGCAACGTGGCCGCCGGCGCTGCTCCCGGCCAGATCAAGCGCGGCATCGAGGTTTCGGTTGAGGCCGTGGCTGCCCGCCTGCTCGAGAACGCCCGTCCGGTCGAAGGCACCCAGGTTGCCAACGTGGCATCCATCTCCGCCCAGAGCGACGAGGTGGGTGAACTGCTCGCCGAGGCATTCGGCAAGGTGGGCAAGGATGGTGTGATCACCATCGAGGAATCCTCCACCACGCAGACCGAGCTGGTCCTCACCGAAGGCATGCAGTTCGACAAGGGCTACCTTTCCCCGTACTTCGTCACCGACGCAGAGCGCCAGGAAGCAGTCCTCGAAGACGCCCTCATCCTGATCAACCAGGGCAAGATCTCCTCCGTGCAGGAATTCCTGCCGCTGCTGGAGAAGGCGCTGCAGAGCTCCAAGCCCCTGTTCATCATTGCCGAGGACATCGACGGCGAGGCCCTGTCCACGCTGATCGTCAACCGCATCCGCGGCACCCTGAACGTTGTGGCCGTCAAGGCTCCCGGCTTCGGCGACCGCCGCAAGGCCATGCTCCAGGACATCGCCACCCTCACCGGTGCGCAGGTTGTTTCCCCTGAGCTGGGCCTGAGCCTGGACACCGTTGGCCTCGAGGTGCTCGGTACTGCCCGCCGCATCACCGTCACCAAGGACAACACCACCATCGTGGACGGTGCCGGTACGGCAGAGGATGTCTCCGCCCGCGTTGCCCAGCTCCGCGCCGAGCTGACCCGCACCGATTCCGACTGGGACAAGGAAAAGCTCCAGGAACGCCTGGCCAAGCTGGCCGGCGGCATCGGCGTCATCAAGGTTGGCGCAGCCACCGAAGTTGAGCTGAAGGAAAAGAAGCACCGCATCGAGGACGCCGTGTCCTCCACCCGTGCAGCGCTCGAGGAAGGCATCGTCTCCGGCGGCGGTTCCGCCCTCATCCACGCCCTCAAGGCACTGGACGAGGACCCTGCAGTCAAGGCACTCGAAGGTGACGCTGCCGCGGCAGTCGGCATCGTTCGCCGCGCCCTGACCCAGCCGCTGCGCTGGATCGCCCAGAACGCCGGCTTCGATGGCTACGTCATTGTTGCCAAGGTGGGCGAGCTCGAAGCCAACCACGGCTTCAACGCCAAGTCCGGCGAGTACGAGGACCTCATAGCTGCCGGTGTCATTGACCCCGTCAAGGTCACCCGCGCTGCCCTCCGCAACGCGGCTTCCATTGCTGCCCTGGTTCTCACCACCGAGACCCTTGTGGTGGAGAAGCCGGCCGACGAGGACGAGCACGCAGGCCACAGCCACTAA
- the groES gene encoding co-chaperone GroES, translating into MSVSIKPLEDRIVVRPLEAEQTTASGLLIPDSAQEKPQEGEVVAVGPGRFEDGNRVPVDVAVGDVVIYSKYGGTEVKTGGTEYLVLSARDVLAIVVK; encoded by the coding sequence GTGTCGGTCTCTATTAAGCCTCTTGAGGATCGTATTGTTGTCCGCCCGCTCGAAGCCGAGCAGACCACGGCTTCCGGCCTGCTAATCCCGGACTCCGCGCAGGAGAAGCCGCAGGAAGGCGAAGTTGTCGCAGTTGGCCCCGGCCGCTTCGAAGACGGCAACCGCGTCCCGGTCGACGTAGCTGTTGGCGACGTAGTCATCTACTCCAAGTACGGCGGAACCGAAGTCAAGACCGGGGGCACCGAGTACCTCGTGCTGTCCGCCCGCGACGTCCTGGCGATCGTCGTAAAGTAA